The Aureitalea marina genome includes a window with the following:
- a CDS encoding DUF885 domain-containing protein, whose amino-acid sequence MRNKIVIFAFTILSLSLNAQSSEQLAEAIDAYEDYSSYDGRKYPLGLVTPERYEKDATFFKDLLAEVEKIDGSDLNETEQISLELLAFVLRDRIAYVNFEGYLNPLLSDSGFHLNLNYRVRPINNYAQAINYLRVLNAIPDFVDQYFANLRAGLEKGVSQPKIIFKGYESTYDDHIVANYEDSFFYSPFKNLPEQMTQKQKDSVMTEGRKAVEQVVIPQFKRIKEFFETEYLPKTRDAIGVSDRPGGAEYYQDRINFYTTSTQYTAQDIHEIGLAEVARIRAQMEEIIKEVEFEGSFDEFLEFLRTDEQFYAKTPRELLMIARDMAKRADEQLPRFFKTLPRMPYGVAPVPDAIAPKYTGGRYVGTSAGSTRPGYYWVNTYNLPSRTLYTLPALTVHEAVPGHHLQGALNNELGDSIPQFRRNLYLSAYGEGWGLYTEFLAEEMGMYTTPYEKFGQLTYEMWRACRLVVDTGIHALGWSRDEVVDFMASNTALSLHEVNTETDRYISWPGQALSYKIGELKIRELRKKAESELGEDFDIREFHEVILEQGTVTLAILEKRMNNYIAAKKDE is encoded by the coding sequence ATGAGAAATAAGATCGTAATATTCGCATTCACTATCCTGTCGCTAAGTCTCAATGCTCAGAGTAGTGAGCAATTGGCCGAAGCCATTGATGCCTATGAGGATTACAGTAGTTATGATGGTAGGAAGTATCCACTAGGCTTGGTTACCCCTGAGCGCTATGAGAAGGATGCCACCTTTTTCAAGGATCTGTTGGCTGAGGTTGAAAAGATCGATGGAAGCGATCTCAATGAGACCGAACAAATTTCCTTGGAGTTGCTTGCATTCGTGCTAAGAGACCGGATCGCCTATGTCAATTTTGAAGGTTATCTGAATCCACTTTTATCCGATTCTGGTTTTCACCTGAACCTGAATTATCGGGTGCGTCCCATCAATAATTATGCGCAAGCCATTAATTATTTGCGAGTGCTTAATGCCATTCCGGATTTCGTGGATCAGTATTTTGCCAATCTTCGGGCGGGATTGGAAAAAGGTGTCTCCCAACCAAAGATCATCTTCAAAGGGTATGAGAGTACCTACGATGATCATATAGTTGCTAATTATGAGGATAGCTTCTTTTACTCTCCTTTTAAAAATTTACCCGAGCAGATGACCCAGAAACAGAAAGACTCTGTTATGACTGAAGGACGGAAGGCGGTAGAGCAAGTTGTTATTCCTCAATTCAAACGGATCAAGGAATTCTTTGAAACGGAGTACCTGCCTAAAACCAGGGATGCCATTGGAGTTTCGGACCGTCCGGGTGGAGCTGAATACTACCAGGACCGGATCAACTTTTACACCACCAGTACCCAATATACTGCGCAGGATATTCACGAGATCGGGCTGGCTGAGGTCGCACGGATCAGGGCACAGATGGAAGAGATCATAAAGGAGGTGGAATTTGAAGGCAGTTTTGATGAGTTCCTGGAATTTCTGCGAACCGACGAACAATTCTATGCCAAGACACCGAGGGAATTATTGATGATTGCCAGAGACATGGCAAAGCGGGCCGACGAGCAACTGCCGAGATTCTTTAAGACCTTGCCCCGTATGCCTTATGGAGTAGCTCCCGTACCCGATGCCATTGCGCCGAAATACACGGGAGGGCGTTATGTGGGTACTTCCGCAGGCAGTACCCGGCCCGGTTATTATTGGGTAAATACCTATAATCTTCCTAGCAGGACACTTTATACGCTTCCGGCCTTAACGGTACATGAAGCTGTTCCCGGTCATCATTTGCAGGGTGCCCTGAACAACGAGTTAGGGGATAGTATACCGCAGTTCCGCAGAAATCTCTATCTCTCCGCTTACGGAGAGGGTTGGGGACTATATACGGAATTCCTGGCAGAGGAGATGGGAATGTACACTACGCCTTATGAGAAGTTTGGCCAGCTGACCTATGAAATGTGGCGGGCCTGCCGTTTGGTGGTGGATACAGGTATTCACGCCTTGGGTTGGTCCAGGGATGAGGTAGTCGATTTTATGGCTTCCAATACCGCACTATCCCTGCATGAGGTGAACACGGAAACCGATCGCTATATCTCCTGGCCTGGTCAGGCCCTGTCTTACAAGATAGGAGAGCTAAAGATCAGGGAACTTCGTAAAAAAGCAGAATCTGAACTGGGAGAAGATTTCGATATACGTGAGTTCCACGAGGTGATACTGGAGCAGGGAACCGTAACCCTGGCTATTTTGGAAAAACGCATGAACAATTACATTGCTGCAAAGAAGGATGAGTGA
- a CDS encoding 4-hydroxyproline epimerase — MSETRFKCIDAHTCGNPVRVVLTGKPELRGSSMSERRQHFLEEYDWIRTGLMFEPRGHDMMSGSLLYPPADPTNDVGVLFIETSGCLPMCGHGTIGTVTIAIEKGLVTPKEPGELRLETPAGLVVVQYQEEAGKVRSVTLTNVKSYLAGEGLTVDCPGLGELKIDVSYGGNFYAIVDPQENFSGVQDFTAGELIQFSQVVRKRLNEKYPDCFIHPEDPTIRDITHMLWTGNPIDPNSDGRNAVFYGDKAIDRSPCGTGTSARMAQLHAKGQLKVGQDYVHESFIGSTFTGRIVQETNLANHKAIIPSIKGWARIYGENTISIDPQDDPYAYGFQVI, encoded by the coding sequence ATGAGTGAAACCCGCTTCAAATGTATTGATGCCCACACGTGTGGAAATCCGGTCCGGGTAGTTTTGACAGGAAAACCTGAATTACGGGGCAGCTCAATGAGCGAGCGACGGCAGCATTTCCTGGAGGAATACGATTGGATCAGAACCGGTTTGATGTTCGAGCCTCGTGGACACGATATGATGAGCGGAAGCTTGCTTTATCCTCCCGCAGACCCCACCAATGATGTTGGAGTATTATTTATAGAAACCTCCGGGTGCTTGCCGATGTGTGGCCACGGAACCATAGGAACGGTAACCATTGCCATCGAGAAAGGGTTGGTCACGCCCAAAGAGCCGGGAGAGCTGCGTTTGGAAACTCCAGCGGGATTGGTTGTAGTACAATATCAAGAAGAAGCAGGTAAGGTCCGGTCTGTCACTTTGACCAATGTGAAGAGTTATCTGGCTGGTGAGGGGCTGACCGTAGATTGTCCAGGTTTAGGTGAGCTCAAGATCGACGTTTCATATGGAGGGAATTTTTACGCCATAGTTGATCCTCAGGAAAACTTTTCGGGGGTTCAAGATTTTACCGCTGGAGAGTTGATCCAATTTTCACAAGTGGTCAGGAAACGACTGAACGAAAAATATCCCGATTGTTTTATCCACCCGGAAGACCCTACCATCCGTGATATAACGCATATGCTCTGGACCGGTAATCCGATTGATCCAAATTCGGATGGAAGAAATGCCGTTTTCTATGGCGATAAGGCGATTGATCGTTCTCCATGTGGAACAGGGACATCTGCCAGGATGGCCCAATTACACGCCAAAGGCCAGTTAAAGGTTGGGCAGGACTATGTGCACGAAAGTTTTATCGGTTCTACCTTTACGGGGAGAATTGTACAAGAGACCAATTTAGCAAACCACAAGGCGATTATTCCGTCTATCAAGGGTTGGGCCAGGATCTATGGGGAAAATACCATCTCCATTGATCCTCAGGATGACCCTTATGCTTACGGATTTCAAGTGATCTGA
- a CDS encoding NAD(P)/FAD-dependent oxidoreductase, which produces MGKKVLVIGGGIVGLSTAYFLKKAGHDVTVVDKSTMDYGASYVNAGYLTPSHIVPLAAPGVMKQGLKWMFNSASPLYIKPRLNPSFLRWAWAFNKSCSQANVDRSIKAIRDINLISRELFTEIRNENDWQFQLERKGLLMYCQTESMLEHEIELAELAQQHGLEAREVSMEEVRQMEPDCELDIIGAVHYACDGHTTPTELMQDLKSSLPVMGVTIRKQEEVTTIERKNGQIIRVVTDKSEYQPDEVILAAGSWSSSLANQLGLDLLLEGGKGYRINAHGDNKIQMPAILCEAKAAVTPMNGYTRFAGTMEIAGINHHVRKERVNAIAQAAKRYYPGVQIEAEEIADAQCGLRPVSPDGMAYIGRTAKCSNLVLATGHAMMGWSMGPATGLLISELISGQPTSMDLSPFDPDRKF; this is translated from the coding sequence ATGGGTAAGAAGGTGCTAGTCATAGGAGGAGGTATAGTCGGTTTGAGTACCGCCTACTTTTTGAAGAAAGCCGGGCATGATGTCACTGTTGTGGATAAATCCACCATGGATTACGGTGCCTCCTATGTCAATGCAGGATATTTAACCCCGAGTCATATCGTACCCCTGGCAGCACCTGGTGTTATGAAACAAGGGCTTAAGTGGATGTTCAATTCTGCCAGTCCACTCTATATTAAACCTCGACTTAACCCTAGTTTCTTGAGGTGGGCCTGGGCATTTAACAAAAGTTGCAGCCAGGCCAATGTTGACCGATCCATCAAGGCCATACGGGATATCAACCTGATCAGTAGGGAGCTCTTCACAGAGATAAGGAACGAGAATGATTGGCAGTTCCAGTTGGAACGTAAAGGATTACTGATGTATTGCCAGACAGAGTCCATGTTAGAGCATGAGATCGAGTTGGCCGAACTTGCCCAACAGCACGGCTTAGAAGCCAGGGAGGTCAGCATGGAAGAGGTCAGGCAGATGGAGCCGGACTGCGAGTTGGATATCATAGGTGCCGTTCATTATGCCTGTGACGGTCATACTACTCCGACAGAACTCATGCAGGACCTGAAATCCAGTTTGCCCGTTATGGGGGTAACCATACGAAAGCAAGAAGAGGTCACAACAATCGAGCGTAAAAATGGGCAGATTATCCGTGTGGTGACCGATAAATCAGAATATCAGCCAGATGAGGTAATCCTGGCTGCGGGTTCCTGGAGTAGTTCCCTGGCCAATCAATTAGGACTGGACCTCCTGCTGGAAGGTGGAAAAGGATACCGCATCAATGCCCATGGGGATAACAAGATTCAGATGCCGGCCATCTTGTGCGAGGCCAAGGCAGCGGTCACCCCAATGAACGGCTATACCCGATTTGCCGGAACCATGGAAATAGCCGGGATCAATCACCATGTCAGAAAGGAACGGGTCAATGCCATTGCCCAGGCGGCAAAGAGATACTATCCGGGTGTTCAGATCGAAGCAGAGGAAATTGCCGATGCTCAGTGTGGTTTAAGGCCAGTTTCACCCGACGGAATGGCCTATATCGGACGCACTGCAAAATGCAGTAATCTGGTACTCGCTACAGGACATGCCATGATGGGGTGGAGCATGGGACCGGCAACCGGCTTGTTGATCAGCGAGTTGATCTCAGGTCAACCAACTTCAATGGATCTGAGTCCGTTTGACCCTGATCGTAAGTTCTAA
- a CDS encoding GNAT family N-acetyltransferase, which yields MRKATMDDVPVLLQFEQGLIQAERPMDPTIKDGHIHYYDVRDFIRDEDADLFVAELDGELVASGYAKIKGDRHYLKHHRLGYLGFMFVPPQHRGKGYNKLILDVLIQWCRERDLQEIRLDVYDVNDPAIRAYEKAGFVKHLINMRLPH from the coding sequence GTGCGAAAAGCTACGATGGACGATGTGCCCGTACTGCTGCAATTCGAACAGGGATTGATCCAGGCAGAGCGTCCTATGGACCCTACGATCAAAGACGGGCATATTCACTATTACGACGTCCGCGATTTTATTCGCGATGAGGACGCCGACCTTTTTGTGGCCGAACTGGATGGTGAACTGGTGGCCTCAGGTTACGCCAAGATAAAAGGGGACCGTCATTATTTAAAACACCATCGACTGGGCTATCTGGGCTTTATGTTTGTGCCGCCCCAACACCGCGGCAAGGGATATAATAAACTGATACTGGATGTATTGATCCAATGGTGCCGGGAACGCGACCTGCAGGAGATCAGGTTGGATGTTTACGATGTGAACGATCCGGCAATCAGGGCATACGAAAAGGCGGGCTTTGTAAAGCACCTCATCAATATGCGTTTACCGCATTAG
- a CDS encoding YybH family protein: MRIILIFLAVLLSDGIIAQTRSEDEKSIRAVMAKQQEAWSNYDLEGFMEGYWKNDSLKFFGSNGITYGWDQTLANYKRGYSNKEVAGTLNFTLESITPIEEGSYYVMGRFHLERPMGDARGIFMIIFKKIDGQWKIVADMSC, from the coding sequence ATGAGAATAATCCTAATTTTTTTGGCCGTCCTTCTGAGCGACGGAATTATTGCTCAAACACGTTCAGAGGATGAAAAATCTATCCGTGCTGTAATGGCCAAACAACAAGAAGCCTGGTCCAATTACGACCTGGAAGGCTTTATGGAAGGCTATTGGAAGAACGATTCGCTTAAATTCTTCGGTTCCAATGGTATAACCTATGGCTGGGATCAGACTTTAGCCAATTACAAAAGAGGTTATTCTAACAAAGAGGTAGCGGGTACATTGAATTTCACTTTAGAATCCATAACGCCTATCGAAGAGGGAAGCTATTATGTGATGGGAAGGTTTCATCTGGAAAGGCCCATGGGAGATGCCCGGGGAATATTCATGATCATTTTTAAGAAGATCGATGGCCAATGGAAGATCGTGGCCGATATGAGCTGCTAG